The Breoghania sp. genome has a segment encoding these proteins:
- a CDS encoding DUF4089 domain-containing protein: MQQKRDFSEMVDALAAAVGIAMEDTWRAGVTAHFEAIAKAAQEVEAVPLEERAEPAWHYEA, translated from the coding sequence ATGCAGCAGAAACGGGATTTCTCCGAAATGGTCGATGCGCTGGCCGCCGCGGTCGGGATCGCCATGGAAGACACGTGGCGCGCGGGTGTGACTGCGCATTTCGAAGCCATCGCCAAGGCGGCGCAAGAGGTTGAAGCCGTGCCGCTGGAGGAACGCGCCGAACCTGCCTGGCATTACGAGGCCTGA
- a CDS encoding AtzE family amidohydrolase, whose amino-acid sequence MHLDPLTGSAADIIDAVRKREVSAKDMAELAIEAAEAVNPRINVFTEITAERALAEADALDRKSAAGEPMPPLAGLPYAAKNLYDVDGLKTLAGSRINRDNPPAKADGALIARMKAAGALLVGTLNMDEYAYGFTGTNDHDGDVRNPHDTTRMAGGSSAGSGAAIAAGVVPVALGSDTNGSIRVPSSFCGTFGLKATYGRFSRAGAFPFVTSFDHVGPLARTARDLAAIHDAVAGYDPADPVSSRHPVMSCQAALQEGTDGLRIAVAGGWFRQNATREALEAVEAAAKALEVDREVELPLTREARLAAYVLTGAEGAAFHLDRLRTRPDDFEVETRNRLVAGALIPSAWAMRAQRVRRLYRDEVLKLFEGVDAILSPTTPFSAPPFGTTTIDIDGETLPLEPNIGIYTQPFSSIGLPAVSVPVWLEGAKLPLGVQIVAAPWREDIVLRIADTLEREGIAEARTALLE is encoded by the coding sequence ATGCATCTTGATCCCCTGACCGGCTCCGCCGCCGATATCATCGATGCCGTGCGCAAGCGCGAGGTTTCCGCAAAGGATATGGCCGAGCTTGCCATTGAGGCTGCCGAGGCCGTCAATCCGCGCATCAACGTCTTCACTGAGATCACCGCCGAGCGCGCCCTGGCCGAAGCGGATGCGCTCGACAGGAAAAGTGCAGCCGGTGAACCGATGCCGCCTTTGGCCGGTCTGCCCTATGCGGCCAAGAACCTCTATGACGTGGACGGTTTGAAGACGCTGGCCGGGTCGCGGATCAATCGCGACAATCCCCCAGCCAAAGCCGACGGCGCGCTGATCGCGCGCATGAAGGCGGCAGGCGCGTTGCTTGTCGGCACGCTCAACATGGACGAATACGCCTACGGCTTCACCGGCACCAACGACCATGACGGCGATGTCCGCAATCCACATGATACGACCCGCATGGCCGGTGGGTCTTCTGCAGGATCTGGGGCCGCGATTGCGGCGGGCGTCGTGCCGGTGGCGCTGGGGTCCGATACCAACGGCTCCATCCGTGTGCCCTCATCCTTTTGCGGCACCTTCGGCCTGAAGGCGACCTATGGACGCTTTTCGCGCGCCGGAGCCTTTCCATTCGTGACAAGTTTCGACCATGTCGGCCCGCTTGCACGAACCGCCCGCGATCTCGCCGCCATCCACGATGCCGTGGCCGGTTACGATCCCGCCGATCCGGTCTCATCCAGACACCCGGTCATGTCCTGTCAGGCAGCGTTGCAGGAAGGAACAGACGGTCTGCGCATTGCTGTTGCCGGAGGCTGGTTCCGTCAGAACGCCACCCGAGAGGCGCTCGAAGCCGTGGAGGCCGCAGCCAAGGCGTTGGAAGTTGACCGCGAGGTGGAGCTTCCGCTCACCCGCGAAGCCCGCCTTGCGGCCTATGTCCTGACAGGGGCGGAGGGGGCGGCCTTCCATCTGGACCGCCTGCGGACCCGCCCCGACGATTTCGAGGTTGAGACGCGCAACCGTCTGGTTGCGGGCGCGCTCATTCCCTCAGCTTGGGCCATGCGCGCCCAGCGTGTGCGGAGGCTCTATCGGGATGAGGTTCTGAAACTCTTCGAGGGCGTTGATGCGATCCTGAGCCCGACAACCCCCTTCTCCGCACCGCCCTTCGGCACCACGACCATCGACATCGACGGTGAAACCTTGCCGTTGGAACCGAATATTGGCATCTACACCCAGCCGTTTTCCTCCATCGGGCTTCCGGCGGTTTCCGTGCCGGTCTGGCTGGAGGGGGCAAAACTCCCCCTCGGCGTCCAGATCGTCGCCGCTCCCTGGCGCGAGGACATCGTGCTCAGGATCGCCGACACGCTGGAACGTGAGGGTATAGCGGAAGCGCGCACGGCACTGCTGGAATAG
- a CDS encoding SDR family NAD(P)-dependent oxidoreductase, whose translation MQLDGSLAAVVTGGASGLGAATGKMLAEAGVKVTLFDLNEEAGEQRAAEIGAKFVKVDVSSEESVVAGFAAAREAHGQERILINCAGIGPAAKTVSRGEPHSMGLFEKVISINLIGSYRCITHSAAGMIKLDPVSADGARGVMVSTASVAAFDGQVGQAAYSASKGGIAAMTLPVARDLSQYGIRVMTIAPGIFETPMLLGLPQDVQDSLGKQVPFPSRLGKPDEYAQLVRSICENDMLNGEIIRLDGAIRMAPR comes from the coding sequence ATGCAATTGGATGGTTCGCTCGCCGCGGTTGTAACCGGCGGGGCTTCGGGCTTGGGTGCTGCAACGGGCAAGATGCTCGCCGAAGCTGGCGTAAAGGTCACGTTGTTCGATCTGAACGAAGAGGCCGGAGAGCAGAGGGCAGCCGAAATCGGCGCCAAATTCGTCAAGGTCGATGTGTCCAGCGAAGAGAGCGTCGTTGCGGGCTTTGCGGCAGCGCGCGAGGCGCATGGTCAGGAGCGCATTCTGATCAACTGTGCGGGCATCGGCCCGGCCGCCAAGACTGTCTCGCGCGGCGAGCCGCATTCCATGGGCCTTTTCGAAAAGGTGATTTCGATCAATCTGATCGGCAGCTATCGTTGCATCACCCATTCGGCTGCGGGCATGATCAAGCTCGATCCGGTTTCCGCCGACGGCGCGCGCGGCGTGATGGTCTCCACCGCTTCCGTCGCCGCTTTTGACGGTCAGGTCGGGCAGGCCGCCTATTCCGCCTCCAAGGGGGGCATCGCGGCCATGACGCTGCCGGTTGCCCGCGATCTGTCCCAGTACGGCATCCGCGTGATGACGATTGCGCCGGGCATCTTCGAGACCCCGATGTTGCTCGGTCTGCCGCAGGACGTGCAGGACAGCCTCGGCAAGCAGGTGCCGTTCCCCTCGCGTCTCGGCAAGCCGGACGAATACGCTCAGCTGGTGCGCTCGATCTGCGAAAACGACATGCTGAACGGCGAGATCATCCGCCTCGACGGCGCAATCCGCATGGCGCCGCGCTAG
- a CDS encoding MBL fold metallo-hydrolase, whose protein sequence is MAASAASRIRRERQSVQVRGCKGPFESESSQEKIALAREFSLRFWGVRGSTPAPGVETLRYGGETTSLEIRAGEQIILIDCGSGARNLGRELVKGDQHQIDLLFTHTHLDHICGLPFFQPAYDASYAVCCWAGHFKDRCCLRDVVCRIMSPPVFPVAAETLKGVSFEAYTPGDEWTLGDVKVETIRLNHPGGACGYRLTFEGRSLAVITDHEHGDPEIDAAVEAFVKDVDVMIYDATYTDEELPDHIGWGHSTWQEALRLSKQANVRRPVIFHHDPARTDDQLDVIAAQVKAGNRAASVAVQGETINI, encoded by the coding sequence GTGGCAGCATCAGCTGCGAGCCGGATCCGCAGGGAACGGCAAAGTGTTCAGGTAAGGGGCTGCAAGGGCCCCTTCGAAAGCGAGAGCAGTCAGGAGAAGATCGCATTGGCGCGTGAGTTTTCCTTGCGTTTCTGGGGAGTGCGCGGTTCGACGCCGGCACCGGGGGTGGAGACGCTGCGATACGGAGGTGAGACCACCTCTCTGGAGATACGTGCCGGTGAGCAGATCATTCTGATTGATTGCGGCTCTGGCGCGCGCAATCTCGGCCGCGAACTCGTGAAAGGCGATCAGCACCAAATCGACTTGCTGTTCACGCATACGCATCTCGATCACATCTGTGGCCTGCCGTTCTTCCAGCCCGCCTATGATGCCTCCTATGCTGTGTGCTGCTGGGCCGGACATTTCAAGGATCGCTGTTGCTTGCGGGATGTGGTGTGCCGGATCATGTCGCCGCCGGTTTTCCCGGTCGCCGCCGAAACGCTGAAAGGCGTCTCGTTCGAGGCTTACACGCCGGGTGATGAATGGACCCTGGGCGACGTGAAGGTGGAGACCATTCGGCTCAATCATCCCGGTGGCGCTTGCGGCTATCGCCTGACCTTCGAGGGACGCTCCCTTGCCGTGATCACGGATCACGAGCATGGCGATCCCGAGATCGATGCCGCTGTCGAAGCGTTCGTGAAGGACGTGGACGTGATGATCTACGATGCCACCTACACGGATGAGGAGTTGCCGGACCACATCGGTTGGGGGCATTCCACATGGCAGGAAGCCTTGCGATTGTCGAAACAGGCCAATGTGAGGCGGCCGGTGATATTCCATCACGATCCCGCGCGCACGGATGACCAGCTTGACGTGATCGCTGCGCAGGTGAAGGCCGGAAATCGGGCCGCATCGGTTGCGGTTCAGGGCGAGACGATCAATATCTGA
- a CDS encoding ABC transporter transmembrane domain-containing protein — protein sequence MGQIQYLLVLCFSFLFLVFLNNGVKYTLNVYKGLTGERMLRRLRYELFQRVLRFRLPRFRRVSSSEIIPMITSEVEDLGGYIGDAIAVPAFQGGTLLVYLFFIFVQNPLLGVAAIALYPVQGYIIPRLQRRVIILSRERVRNVRTIADRVGESINGVTEIHANDTSAWHMADLSSRLHTNFAIRYDIFKRKYMIKFINNLINQLTPFFFYSIGGYLVIQGNISFGALVAVLAAYKDLAGPWKELLAYYQTQADCSVKYETVIENFDPPDIYPLERLTSDEVIALGGGLSMISVSFSEGGGRPEAHGVSLEIPQDGHCAVVGDDRSGRSEVLLLACGLLQPDSGRVEIGGHNLETLASASLGRLISYVASGAHIFTGTIRDNLYYGLRHRPVTVADAVKGNEPERGYRRLEAVATANSPYDIDDEWEDFGAAGAGNQQELDERAIAVLRIVGLDDDIYHMGLQARIAGDEAQSIGMLDLRAAIAERLASDKKLGDLIEPWEANTFNSSASLAENLLFGLPADPTVALEQIPEDELFMAFLKSTALHARMVGIGRKIAETMVELFGNLSAQSGLQESFSFVSADQMPEVERILRKGTGSDKELNDDDARLLIGIALKLIPAKHRLGILTPEMEAEIVAARKTFRERLGTENGRYVLFDREAWAEPLSIEDNLIFGKPRGNRRDARERIEGVIGALIDEMKLRAPILEAGLDYNVGVSGSRLTNSQRQRMALARALVKNPHMLVIDGVAAGNGAQDRALREALRAAMEGKTLLFGLDDPEVAKEFPYQAVISQGHMEDVVAAQATSLSRLMEGGAS from the coding sequence TTGGGGCAGATCCAGTATCTTCTGGTGCTTTGCTTCTCGTTTCTGTTTCTGGTTTTTCTCAATAATGGCGTGAAATACACGCTCAACGTGTACAAGGGGCTGACCGGCGAGCGGATGTTGCGCCGGTTGCGCTATGAACTTTTTCAACGAGTGTTGCGCTTTCGCCTGCCTCGGTTCCGGCGTGTCTCCTCAAGCGAGATCATTCCGATGATCACCTCTGAGGTGGAGGATCTGGGAGGGTATATCGGCGACGCGATCGCCGTTCCGGCCTTCCAGGGCGGGACGCTACTTGTCTACCTGTTCTTCATTTTCGTACAGAATCCGCTGCTTGGCGTGGCCGCCATCGCGCTCTATCCGGTCCAGGGCTACATCATTCCACGCCTTCAACGCCGGGTGATTATCTTGTCGCGCGAGCGGGTGCGGAACGTGCGTACCATTGCAGACCGCGTGGGTGAGAGCATCAACGGCGTCACCGAAATCCATGCCAACGACACTTCCGCATGGCACATGGCCGATCTCTCGTCGCGGCTACACACGAATTTCGCGATCCGCTACGACATCTTCAAGCGCAAATATATGATCAAGTTTATCAATAACTTGATCAATCAACTCACGCCGTTCTTCTTCTATTCGATTGGCGGTTATCTCGTTATTCAGGGCAATATCAGCTTCGGTGCGCTGGTCGCGGTGCTGGCTGCCTACAAGGATCTTGCCGGGCCTTGGAAGGAGCTCTTGGCCTATTATCAGACGCAGGCCGATTGCAGCGTCAAATACGAGACGGTTATCGAGAATTTCGACCCGCCTGACATCTATCCCCTGGAACGTCTGACGAGCGACGAAGTCATTGCGCTTGGCGGCGGGTTGTCCATGATTTCGGTCTCCTTTTCGGAAGGGGGCGGCCGTCCGGAGGCCCATGGTGTGTCTCTCGAAATTCCACAAGACGGGCATTGTGCCGTTGTCGGCGACGATCGTTCCGGACGTTCCGAGGTTCTGTTGCTTGCCTGCGGACTTCTCCAGCCCGACAGCGGTCGGGTGGAGATCGGTGGCCACAATCTGGAAACGCTTGCGTCTGCGAGCCTCGGCCGTCTGATCAGCTATGTCGCCTCCGGCGCGCATATCTTCACCGGGACCATTCGCGACAACCTCTATTACGGCTTGCGTCACCGCCCGGTCACCGTGGCGGATGCGGTCAAGGGCAACGAGCCAGAGCGCGGCTATCGTCGCCTGGAGGCGGTGGCGACGGCGAACTCGCCCTATGACATTGACGACGAGTGGGAAGACTTCGGCGCCGCTGGCGCGGGAAACCAGCAGGAGCTTGACGAACGCGCGATAGCTGTCCTGCGGATTGTCGGTCTTGACGACGACATCTATCACATGGGCCTTCAGGCACGCATTGCCGGTGATGAAGCGCAGTCCATCGGGATGCTGGACCTGCGCGCGGCAATAGCGGAGCGGTTGGCGAGCGACAAGAAACTTGGCGACCTGATCGAGCCCTGGGAGGCGAACACCTTCAATTCCAGCGCGTCTCTTGCGGAGAACCTGCTCTTCGGCCTTCCCGCCGATCCGACCGTGGCGCTGGAGCAGATCCCTGAAGACGAGCTCTTCATGGCGTTCCTGAAATCCACGGCCCTTCATGCCCGCATGGTCGGAATCGGCCGCAAGATTGCGGAGACCATGGTGGAGCTGTTCGGAAACCTGTCGGCCCAGTCCGGCCTTCAGGAGAGCTTCTCGTTCGTTTCCGCAGACCAGATGCCGGAAGTGGAGCGGATCCTGCGCAAGGGGACTGGAAGCGACAAGGAGCTGAATGACGACGACGCAAGATTGCTGATCGGTATCGCGCTCAAGCTCATTCCGGCCAAGCACCGTCTGGGGATCCTGACACCGGAAATGGAGGCCGAGATTGTTGCCGCGCGCAAGACGTTCCGCGAGAGGCTCGGTACCGAGAACGGCCGATACGTGCTCTTCGATCGCGAGGCCTGGGCGGAGCCGCTCTCCATCGAGGACAACCTGATCTTTGGCAAGCCGCGCGGCAACAGGCGCGATGCGCGCGAGCGGATTGAGGGCGTGATCGGCGCGTTGATCGACGAGATGAAGCTGCGCGCGCCAATCCTTGAGGCCGGTCTCGATTACAACGTCGGCGTTTCTGGCTCGCGTTTGACCAACAGCCAGCGGCAGAGGATGGCCCTGGCGCGTGCGCTGGTGAAGAACCCGCACATGCTGGTGATCGATGGCGTGGCGGCTGGAAACGGTGCGCAGGACAGGGCGCTGCGCGAAGCCTTGCGCGCCGCGATGGAGGGGAAGACGCTGCTCTTCGGCCTGGATGATCCCGAGGTCGCAAAGGAATTTCCCTATCAGGCGGTTATCTCGCAAGGCCACATGGAGGACGTGGTGGCCGCGCAAGCGACCAGCTTATCGCGACTGATGGAGGGAGGGGCGTCATGA
- a CDS encoding cyclic nucleotide-binding domain-containing protein yields the protein MTIDSEVNALCQVPLFKGIDPAKLRLLAFISERTCFEPGEHLCSQGEAGDSAFIILNGEANVEVATDLGEQVVARVGTNDIVGEIAILCDVPRTASLVAVSDMDVLTISKDNFLKLLKEFPEIALEVMRVLAQRLEKTTRDLGAANATLAGKAN from the coding sequence ATGACGATCGACAGTGAAGTGAATGCCTTGTGTCAGGTTCCTCTTTTCAAGGGAATCGATCCGGCAAAACTCAGGCTTCTTGCCTTTATCAGCGAGAGGACCTGTTTCGAGCCGGGAGAGCACCTGTGCTCGCAAGGTGAGGCGGGGGACAGCGCCTTCATCATTTTGAACGGTGAAGCGAACGTGGAGGTGGCGACAGACCTGGGCGAACAGGTCGTGGCGCGTGTTGGTACGAACGACATCGTCGGTGAGATCGCAATCTTGTGCGACGTGCCGCGCACCGCATCTCTGGTGGCGGTGTCCGATATGGACGTGCTGACTATTTCCAAGGATAATTTCCTGAAATTGCTGAAGGAGTTCCCCGAAATCGCTCTTGAGGTGATGCGTGTGCTCGCCCAGCGTCTGGAAAAAACGACCCGCGATCTCGGCGCGGCCAATGCCACTCTGGCGGGAAAGGCCAATTGA
- a CDS encoding anthranilate synthase: MTLQPDQSFETAGGITVSRRVRDADYEAGTSAWMDRLDSQRGAVFSSSYEYPGRYTRWDMALVNPPLVVESNARMVTVRALNGRGEVLLPAIGRVLEGHPDIAEMKRLDDGFAVLIAEPTRFLSEEERSRQPSTFSVVRALIRLFSCPDDHLGLYGAFGYDLCFQFEPIDLKLERPADQRDLVLYLPDEMLIVDHYGRKAHVLEYDFEADGKSTVGIERSGESVDYKPAQGDPGRGDHKPGEYADQVRAAMDYFRRGDLFETVPGQTFYEPCPNPPSAVSRRLQAINPSPYAFFINLGHSEYLVGASPEMYVRVTGGRRVETCPISGTIRRGKNAIEDEAQIRKLLNSKKDEAELTMCSDVDRNDKSRICEPGSVRVIGRRQIEMYSRLIHTVDHIEGTLRPGMDALDAFLSHTWAVTVTGAPKRWAMEFVENHEKSPRAWYGGAIGAVLFNGDMNTGLTLRTVRIKDGVAQIRAGATLLFDSVPEDEEAETELKAEAMRAAVREAGLALNPAATAQKGPLPGEGIKILLVDHEDSFVHTLANYFRQTGAEVVTYRSPVADAVFHDINPDLIVLSPGPGNPRDFDCAATIGRARARGLPIFGVCLGLQALAEAFGGELDQLDIPMHGKPSAVTFEENSVLFHGLQSPVTVGRYHSLHAKRETLNEDFRVVSQSDDGTIMAIEHQREPIAAVQFHPESIMSLDQEAGHRIIFNVVEGLARKKEKAVA; this comes from the coding sequence ATGACTCTGCAGCCAGATCAGAGCTTCGAGACGGCGGGCGGCATTACCGTTTCGCGCCGTGTGCGTGACGCAGACTATGAGGCGGGCACGAGCGCGTGGATGGACCGCCTCGACAGCCAACGTGGCGCGGTTTTCTCTTCCTCCTACGAATATCCCGGTCGTTACACCCGATGGGACATGGCCCTCGTCAATCCGCCGCTTGTTGTGGAATCAAACGCCCGCATGGTGACGGTTCGCGCTCTCAACGGGCGCGGCGAGGTTTTGCTGCCCGCCATCGGGCGTGTGCTGGAAGGCCACCCCGACATCGCGGAGATGAAGAGGCTGGATGACGGCTTTGCCGTGCTGATCGCGGAGCCGACCCGTTTCCTGTCGGAAGAGGAACGCTCCCGTCAGCCCTCCACTTTTTCCGTGGTACGCGCGCTCATCAGGCTCTTTTCCTGCCCCGACGATCACCTCGGCCTTTACGGCGCCTTCGGCTATGACCTGTGCTTCCAGTTCGAACCCATCGATCTGAAGCTCGAAAGGCCGGCCGACCAGCGCGATCTGGTGCTCTACCTGCCGGACGAGATGCTCATCGTCGACCATTACGGCCGCAAGGCGCATGTGCTGGAATACGACTTCGAGGCGGACGGCAAGTCCACCGTTGGGATCGAGCGTTCCGGCGAAAGCGTCGACTACAAGCCGGCGCAAGGCGATCCGGGCCGTGGCGATCACAAGCCCGGTGAATATGCCGATCAGGTCCGTGCGGCAATGGATTACTTCCGGCGCGGGGATCTGTTCGAAACCGTTCCGGGCCAGACCTTCTATGAGCCCTGCCCCAACCCGCCTTCCGCCGTTTCCCGCCGCCTTCAGGCAATCAACCCCTCCCCTTATGCCTTCTTCATCAATCTCGGCCATTCGGAATATCTCGTCGGCGCATCGCCGGAGATGTATGTCCGCGTGACGGGCGGACGTCGGGTGGAGACCTGCCCGATTTCCGGCACCATCCGGCGCGGCAAGAATGCCATCGAGGACGAGGCCCAGATCCGCAAGCTTCTGAACTCCAAGAAGGACGAGGCGGAGCTGACCATGTGCTCCGACGTGGATCGCAACGACAAGTCGCGCATCTGCGAGCCGGGCTCGGTTCGCGTCATCGGACGGCGCCAGATCGAGATGTACTCCCGCCTGATCCACACGGTCGATCATATCGAAGGCACACTGCGTCCGGGCATGGATGCGCTGGATGCGTTCCTTTCCCACACATGGGCGGTGACGGTGACGGGTGCACCGAAACGCTGGGCTATGGAATTCGTGGAAAACCACGAAAAGAGCCCGCGCGCCTGGTATGGCGGGGCCATCGGCGCGGTTCTTTTCAACGGCGACATGAATACCGGCCTGACGCTTCGTACCGTGCGCATCAAGGATGGCGTGGCGCAAATCCGTGCCGGCGCGACGCTGCTCTTCGACAGTGTTCCGGAAGATGAAGAGGCGGAGACGGAACTGAAGGCGGAGGCCATGCGCGCCGCCGTGCGCGAGGCCGGCCTTGCGCTCAATCCGGCAGCGACCGCCCAGAAGGGACCGCTTCCCGGTGAGGGCATCAAGATCCTTCTGGTCGATCACGAGGACAGCTTCGTCCACACGCTCGCCAACTACTTCCGCCAGACGGGGGCCGAGGTCGTGACCTACCGCTCTCCGGTGGCCGATGCCGTCTTCCACGACATCAATCCCGATCTCATCGTGCTGTCACCCGGTCCGGGCAACCCGCGCGACTTCGACTGTGCGGCGACCATCGGGCGCGCACGGGCGCGCGGCCTGCCGATCTTCGGCGTCTGCCTCGGCCTTCAGGCGCTGGCGGAAGCCTTTGGCGGCGAACTCGACCAGCTCGACATCCCGATGCACGGCAAGCCGTCGGCGGTGACGTTTGAGGAGAATTCCGTGCTCTTCCACGGGTTGCAATCGCCGGTCACCGTCGGGCGCTACCACTCGCTTCACGCCAAGCGCGAAACGCTGAACGAGGATTTCCGCGTGGTCTCGCAGTCCGACGACGGCACCATCATGGCCATCGAACACCAGCGCGAGCCGATCGCCGCCGTTCAGTTCCACCCGGAATCGATCATGTCGCTCGACCAGGAAGCCGGGCACCGGATCATCTTCAACGTGGTGGAAGGTCTGGCGCGCAAGAAGGAAAAGGCTGTCGCCTGA
- a CDS encoding RDD family protein, translated as MALLIDLLVVSTALTVVFYVLSTPFSARFIVPSFIKTNSCEQSNFLSNERMEQLLPLKSGEQHIQRVCETRSSFLFKSNITYIIAFRRDGNKTYSRSLAYYSDELGNHTRYYPMQLPFYIILALSIAIITGKFATTPGKKYLGLQVTTESGGSPSVRQCLIREMVKFFPLFALAAYETVGFENPTPDELAVSASKIFQTSASKLFQTMESSEMHSAFFGQLAVGILIFIAFIWFQFGSFIRWRGQTYWDRLAGLYVKTSA; from the coding sequence GTGGCACTACTGATTGATCTCCTTGTTGTATCAACCGCACTCACCGTTGTGTTTTACGTCTTGAGTACGCCATTCTCGGCACGGTTTATCGTACCCAGCTTCATCAAAACCAACTCCTGCGAACAAAGTAATTTTCTCTCGAACGAGCGAATGGAACAGCTTCTCCCGCTAAAATCCGGAGAACAGCATATTCAAAGAGTTTGCGAAACTCGAAGCTCTTTCTTGTTCAAATCAAACATCACATACATAATTGCATTTCGTAGGGACGGAAACAAAACCTACTCAAGATCGCTTGCATATTACTCTGATGAGCTCGGGAACCACACTCGTTACTACCCAATGCAACTCCCGTTTTATATCATTTTGGCACTATCAATTGCCATTATTACCGGAAAATTCGCCACGACCCCGGGCAAGAAATATCTCGGGCTACAGGTCACCACCGAGTCCGGCGGCTCGCCATCCGTTCGCCAGTGTTTGATTAGAGAAATGGTCAAGTTTTTTCCGCTGTTTGCTCTTGCAGCATACGAGACAGTTGGCTTCGAGAATCCAACACCTGACGAACTTGCGGTGTCTGCAAGCAAAATTTTCCAAACATCTGCAAGCAAACTTTTCCAAACAATGGAATCCAGTGAAATGCACTCGGCATTTTTCGGTCAGCTTGCGGTTGGCATCCTGATCTTCATAGCGTTCATCTGGTTCCAGTTCGGCTCTTTCATTCGTTGGCGCGGACAAACCTATTGGGATCGCCTGGCGGGGCTTTACGTCAAAACGAGCGCCTAG
- a CDS encoding adenylate/guanylate cyclase domain-containing protein, producing the protein MPETIPPRMAEEISRQDAAAERLIGWVQLGVVLFFALLYSIAPRAEGTSGFNFVPWALGAYFLFTIWRLWLSYRREMPVWALNLSIVADMLLLVGIIFSFHIQYDQHPTFYLKAPTVMYMFLFIALRALRLDPRFVLTAGGIAAIGWIALVAYAVMADPDHMLVTRNYVRYLTSNSILIGAEFDKLLIILAVTLVLAFGLARARRIFFGAIRDHMAASDLRRFFEPEVASTITEGQVEIEAGHGMVVEAAVLMVDIRGFSPVAAKLPPETIMRVLGCYQACAAPVIKRRGGRIDKYLGDGILATFGALSPSQTFAADAVAAAMEIIAVIHAAQADFVEAGWPGKMRVGVAVTSGTLTIGVVGVADRLEYTVIGAPVNLAAKLENANKTFVTSAVAALETYELAARQGAQVKAIELRRGVDIEGIDDVVDVALLVNEQIPVVPSHACEPLS; encoded by the coding sequence ATGCCTGAGACCATTCCGCCGAGAATGGCCGAGGAAATCAGCAGGCAGGACGCCGCTGCCGAACGGCTGATCGGCTGGGTGCAGCTCGGCGTCGTTCTTTTCTTTGCCCTTCTTTACTCCATTGCTCCGCGTGCTGAAGGAACATCCGGGTTCAACTTCGTACCCTGGGCCCTTGGAGCCTATTTTCTCTTCACGATCTGGCGTCTGTGGCTCTCCTATCGCCGGGAAATGCCGGTCTGGGCGCTCAACCTCTCCATCGTCGCCGACATGCTGTTGCTGGTCGGGATCATCTTTTCCTTCCACATCCAGTACGACCAGCACCCCACCTTCTATCTGAAGGCGCCGACGGTGATGTACATGTTCCTGTTCATCGCGCTGCGCGCTCTGCGGCTTGACCCGCGCTTCGTTCTGACCGCTGGCGGTATTGCGGCCATTGGCTGGATCGCTCTGGTCGCCTATGCGGTGATGGCGGACCCTGACCACATGCTGGTGACACGCAACTATGTTCGCTATCTCACCTCCAATTCCATCCTGATCGGGGCGGAGTTCGACAAGCTCCTCATCATACTTGCCGTCACGCTCGTGCTGGCCTTCGGCCTTGCGCGCGCGCGCCGTATCTTTTTCGGCGCCATACGTGACCACATGGCCGCCAGTGACTTGAGGCGGTTCTTCGAACCCGAGGTCGCCAGCACCATCACCGAAGGCCAAGTGGAAATCGAAGCCGGCCATGGAATGGTGGTGGAGGCCGCCGTGTTGATGGTTGATATCCGGGGCTTCTCACCGGTCGCCGCCAAGTTGCCGCCTGAGACGATCATGCGTGTTCTGGGGTGCTATCAGGCCTGCGCTGCGCCTGTCATCAAGCGGCGCGGCGGGCGTATCGACAAGTATCTGGGGGATGGCATTCTGGCGACCTTTGGCGCTCTGTCCCCTTCGCAGACCTTTGCCGCCGACGCGGTGGCCGCGGCGATGGAGATCATCGCGGTGATCCATGCCGCACAGGCGGATTTTGTGGAGGCGGGATGGCCGGGCAAGATGCGGGTCGGCGTGGCGGTCACATCGGGCACGCTCACCATTGGCGTTGTGGGGGTGGCCGACCGTCTGGAATACACGGTGATCGGTGCGCCGGTGAACCTTGCGGCAAAGCTTGAAAACGCCAACAAGACGTTCGTCACCAGCGCTGTGGCCGCGCTGGAGACCTATGAGCTGGCCGCCCGACAAGGGGCGCAGGTGAAGGCTATAGAATTGCGTCGAGGCGTCGATATCGAGGGGATTGACGATGTCGTCGACGTGGCCTTGCTGGTGAACGAGCAGATCCCGGTGGTGCCGAGCCATGCGTGTGAGCCTTTGTCCTGA